The following nucleotide sequence is from Candidatus Angelobacter sp..
GCGCCAAGCAGGCACTCGAACGCGCCGCGCGCGATGCCTATCTGGACCCACACGACGTGGCGGATGGGGTCCATCGCGGCCACAGCGTAGCCAGGCGCCATCGTCAGCAAAATGCAGCCCCACAGGCCGATGATGTAATTGACACCGTCGGGCAGGTTCTTGAAATGGAAGGCGAGTTCGACCTGTTTGGGTGAGAGGATCAGGAGCAATCCCAGCAGAAACAACAGGGCCGCATCCATTGCGAGCAGGATCCGAAGTGGCGAGAGTTTCATGGTTTACCGTTCCTTTCTTTTTGAGCGCCTCATGACCTTGTGCCGATCAACCTCGAAATGCCAGCGCGCAGCCGGCAAAGAATATCCCTGCCAGCACGGCGCCGAGTCCCAGCAACACCAGCACTGAGACGACCATCAGCTTGACGAATTGAAGAAATGGATTGCCCGTTCGTTCCGTGTCCTGCCGGAACGATCCTGGATAAGGCGGCTCGCTGAGGCCGTAATGGAAGCCGCACACGGGACATCGGGCGACGCGCCCCTGCGTGACGAAGCTGACCTCGTTTTTACATTGAGGGCACAGGGCCCTGGCGTTGCTCATAAGACAGTCACACCGGAATTTGGCGCGCCCGCGACATGGCGCGCGCTCCGTTTCGTTTTCAAGGCCAAAGCCAGCCACAACACACCGCCAATCACCAGCGCCCCGGGCAGGATCAGACCCGCTCTTTGCAGGTTATTCCATCGGTCGGAAAGAGCGCCCATGACCTGCGAAGACCATAAATCGCCAAACAGGTGGATCATGAAAATCGCGATGGCCATCGCGCTCGCCCTCAGATTCACGGGCACGGATTCAAGGATCAGCGTGTTGACCGGCCCGGTTGAGAGAAACAGAAAAAAGACGGTGGTCGCCAGCGAGGCCATACAAACAGTAACGTTCGTCGTCAGAAATGTTGCCAAAGCCGGCACCACGGCGGCAAGCGTCGAGTAACCCAGGACGAGCGAGTATGCCGCTGAGTTCCGTTTCCGCCAGGCCGCGGCCGCAAAGCCGCCGGCAAAGGTTCCAACCAACCCGGCGACAACGACCACTGCGCCAAGAAAAAGGGACGCGTTGGATTTGGTGATTCCATGGACGCGGTGCAGATAGCCCGGGCCCCAGAAGGCGAATGCTCCCATGGCAAACGTGTAAGCCACATAGCCCCACACGATCAGGTGGTATTCCGGGAGGCGAAAAATTGCCAGGGTATCCCTGAGTTTGGGCAGTTGGGCGTGACCAGCGCGGCTTTCGGCCTCGCCGCGTGGAGGTTCTTGAAATGGCGCCATGCTCATCGCCAGCAGAAGCCCGGGCAATCCCGCCCAGACAAAGGCGTGGCGCCAGCTCCAGTGAGCCTCGATTTGCCCGCCGACGACGTAACCCAGAGCCGCACCCACTGGCAGAGCCACATAAAAGATGGTCAGCGCATTGTTGCGTTTTTCCGCGCCAAACACGTCGGAGATCAACCCGGGACTGATCGAAGCGTAGCTGGCCTCGCCAAATCCGACGATCGCGCGAAAAAACATCATCTGTGCGAAGCTGGTGGCGA
It contains:
- a CDS encoding MFS transporter — translated: MNRKLSPSQVLFILTGLNLFNYLDRNILAAVLDPVQVQFRLTDEQGGRLNTAFMLGYFVTAPLFGYLGDRASRKWLIVAGIAVWSLGTVLTGFATSFAQMMFFRAIVGFGEASYASISPGLISDVFGAEKRNNALTIFYVALPVGAALGYVVGGQIEAHWSWRHAFVWAGLPGLLLAMSMAPFQEPPRGEAESRAGHAQLPKLRDTLAIFRLPEYHLIVWGYVAYTFAMGAFAFWGPGYLHRVHGITKSNASLFLGAVVVVAGLVGTFAGGFAAAAWRKRNSAAYSLVLGYSTLAAVVPALATFLTTNVTVCMASLATTVFFLFLSTGPVNTLILESVPVNLRASAMAIAIFMIHLFGDLWSSQVMGALSDRWNNLQRAGLILPGALVIGGVLWLALALKTKRSARHVAGAPNSGVTVL